From the Methanoculleus caldifontis genome, the window ACCTCGAAGGGAATAGTTAATGGTGGGTGGATCTCACCTGCCCGGCGTCCGGCCGGGCAGGCGCATCATGCCCGCTCGATAACCTGCAAAATCTCGCGGTACATGCTTTCTGCGGTCTTTGGGTCGCGCGACTCGATCATGACCCTGACCATCGGCTCCGTGCCCGACGCCCGCACCAGCGCCCAGACATCGTCCCTGACGATCTTGATGCCGTCGATCTTCTCGATGACCTCTCCCGAGAACGCTTCTTCGACGGCCCGGACCAGTGCAGCCGGGTCGGGGGTGTGATGCTTCTCCTTGACGAGGTGGTATGCGGGGAGTTCGTCGAGGATCTCCGAGAGCGGCCTCTCGCCGTGGCCGGCAAGGACCGCGACCATCATGGCGGCGGTCATGCCGCCGTCGCGGCAGAACTGGTGATCGGAGTAGATCAGGCCGCCGTTCCCCTCGCCCCCGAAGGAGACCTTCTTGCCCTGCCCTATGAGCTCGATCATCCTCCGTGCGACATAGATGCTCCCTACGGCGGTGTAGTCGACGGTGCACCCGTGCTTCTCTGCGATGTCCTGGATCAGCCGCGAGGTGGCCACCGGGGTGACGACGAGCCCGCCGGGATTCCTGCTGCAGACGTAATCCTCGATGAGCCCGAACTCATAGTTCTCTTCTATATAGCGTCCTTTGTTATCAACGAAGACTGCCCGGTCGGCATCGCCGTCGTGGGCCACCCCGAAGTCGGCGCCTGTCGCGACGACCATCTCCGAGAGGGGCCGCAGCCCTTCGGGGGTCGGTTCGGGCATCCGGCCCGGGAAGGTGCCGTCGAGCCGGGCGTTGACGGTGTGGACCCTGCAGCCCATCCGCGAGAGGATGGCCGGGGTCGTGAGCGCCGCGGGGCCGGAGCCGGGGTCGACGACGACGGTCATGCCGTTGCCGATGCCCGGCGGGAAGTGGCCGACGATCGCCTGGATGTACTCCTCGATCCGGTCGGGTGCGGCGCTCTCGGCACCGACGCCGTCCCAGGCCGCCGTCTCGAACGAGCTGGAGAAGAACCGGTCTTCGAGCAGGACGATCTCCTCATCGGACATCTCGGTGCCGTCGGCCTCGATGATCTTCACGCCGTTGTACTCGGGCGGGTTGTGGGATGCGGTGATCATCGCGCCGCCGTCGAACCGGTTGGCCTTTATGATGTACTGCAGGGCCGGTGTGGGGAGGATGCCCATGTCCACCACGTCGCACCCGGTCATGAGGAGCCCGGCCTTGAGGGCGTGAGCCAGGGCCTCGCCGGACGTCCGGGTGTCCCGCCCGATCGCTATGGTCCCCTTCCTCATCGATCCGAGTGCGGCGCCGACCTTGAGGACGAGGGTCGGTGTCATTCCCTCTCCGATCACGCCCCGCACGCCGTTCGTTCCAAACATCTGTTTTCCGCGTACCATCTCTGTCACTTCTCCGCGTCGTGTAATTCCCTTTTGAGTCGATCGATAGCATTGCTGGCGGCGGCGAACGCCTCCTGTCTGTGCTCTGCAAGTATAGCGAGATAGGTTATATCTTCTCCGGCATAGAGCCGCCCTTTCCGGTGATGGAACCGTACCCCGATGATTCCGGGGACCGCTTCCATCTCCTGCCCGATACTCTCGGTCACGGCATCGACGGTCTCGTCGAACTCGAGGTACTCAGTATGCTCGGTCCCGCTCCACTCCCTGACGATCCCGTTGAACGTGAGGATCGCGCCTGCATGCGCAAGATCGTGCTCGCGCTTCAGATCCCTGACCAGCCCTTCGATGGTGTAGTAGTCCTCGAACGAGGGGAGCGCGGCGATCACCTCTTCGACGGAGGAAGGGTTCCGGAGCACGACGTTCTCGCTCTCCAGGTCGCCTATCACGATCCGCGGGAACGGCCGGGTCTTGAACCCCTCGATGACGGCGTACTCGATCCCCATGTTGCAGAGTGTTTCCAGAGTCGAGTCGAGGTCGTTCTCGCGCCTGATGAGGACCGACTTCTCGCTGTCGACACCTGTCGATAGAGCAGCATGTGCTTCATGGTAGATGGTGGTGTCCTTTCCGGGCTCGAGTCGGTATCCGTGGTGCCCGACATGCTTCACTGCCCCGACGGTCCCATGTGCAGAGAGCGCCGGGATCAGGTTCTTTATGAATGTGGTCTTCCCGGTGTTCGAGCGGCCGACGATCTGTATGATCTTCATGGTTCTTCCTCTTCGTCTTCGTCGTCTTCCTCTTCCTCTTCCTCGTCCCCCCCGTCCTTCGCTGCCGGGTTCTCCTCCTGGCCTGGCCTGGACTTCAGGACGACCGAGGCCGCCTCGGCCACGCCCCGCATCACCTCGGTGATCCGGTCCTCGACATCGATCTCGTCGTCGATGTTCAGGCTCGTCCCCTCGACCTCGAGCAGGAACCTCGCGACCTCGCTTGCCTCAAAGAGGATCTCGTCGAGTTCTTCCGCGGTGAAGAAGCCGCACATGGCCCCGTAAAAGAATGTCGCCCCCGCCTTCTTCACCTTCTTCTTGAACGAACTCCTCGCCTGGTTGACCGCCTGCGGGGTGTAGGAGTCGAGCATGAATGGGCAGAGCTCCGGGAGATTCTCGCCGATGAACGTCATCTCCGAGCCGCTGGTCGTCTTGAAGTCTGCGCAGAGGCGTGCGATCGCCCACTCGCGGGCGGTGATGTGGGTGTGTTTGCGCAGGAACTGGTTGACCCGCTGGTAGGTGGCGCCGTCCACTTTCTTGAATTTCTGGTACTTGTTCGGGTCTCTGGTGCTGTCGGGCTCTTCCATTTTATCTATCCTCTTGTTGGTGTTGCTATTTCAATAGGGTTGTTGGTGAGGGGCGCGGGTCTGCCTATCGGTTCCTGCTGCCTCCAGGGCAGGTCCCGTAACTGCACTCCCAAAGTTACGTATAGCACTATGTGGTTTATCGGTGCCCCCTGCCCCGCCCTGGTCGGGTGGATCGCCCCGTGGTTTCGGCCGGGCTCACGACCCGATCTGCGGGCGATCTGCGGGTATCGAGTCCATGCGGGTCTGCCCCTTGTCGGCGGGGCGGCGGCGCCCTCCCCGAAGATCATCCCGGGCTCTCGACGCACGCTTTTTCTCGTAACCCGTCCGCTTTCCGGGGTCGTGGGGGCCGGCCGGCGGGTTTCGCCACCCGGATGTCCGATCAACTCTCCGCGTCGGATGCTGCCCTCCCTCCGCGAGGTGGGCCTGAATCGCACTATTCGCCGTACGGCTACCGGGCCGCCCTCTCCCTTTCGCGGGGGCGGGCCTCGCCCTCCGGTATGTTCGGTGCGGCCGGGCTCTGCTCCCCGTGCTGTGCCGGTGTGCTGGCTGGTTCTCGGGGCGGGGATGGTGGGCGAGGTCCGGATCTCTGATTGGCGGACCGGGCTCTCCCGGGCATGCCCCGGTCGTCGGGCAGTCGATCTGAGGGGTGGCCCCCTCTGACTGGGCGGCCTCGTATCGCACCTATGGGCCCTGATCGGGACGTCCTCCTATACAGACATCGTCGGGCGGCTGATCGTGCCCATAATCCGCTCTATGGCGGTCATTTATATGTGGGCGGGCGGAGGGTGCTCTGTGGTGCCGGAGGTTGCTGCAGATTGTTCACTTTCACCCTGCGCGGCGGGGGATTCATATACTCAGAAGAAAAAGTATTCATCAGGGTCTGTTTCCCGTCCACCCGGGAGAGCAACCCCATACCTCCGAACACCTGATGCCTCCAGCATCACTGAGATACACTTTTTTTTATCGTGGGTCTTTCCCTCTGCGGGGATTTGCTGTCGCTCCGTTCCGGTAGCGGAACGCCATCTCGCGCCGGCGCAGCAGCCTTCCGGGGGGTGTCTGGATATCCTCGCCTTCGTCCGGGCTTCGAGGGGTTTCCCGGGTCCGGGGTCCGGCCGATCTCTTCCGGCGGGCCGGCTGTCCGGATGGATGCAGTTTCGGCCGGCCATTTCCTGCCGGGGATCTTCGGGGGCGTTCTCCTATCGCTATGCTCCTGCCGCCGTGTGCCCCTCTCTCGCTATCGTCTTCGATGCGGCCAGCAGGGCGATTATGGGCTGAGGTGGGGTCTGCCTGGCGTTATCCTGTCTGGGGTCCGGCCGCCCCGTATGCCTGGGGGCATGGGTTCTGCCGTGATC encodes:
- the glmM gene encoding phosphoglucosamine mutase encodes the protein MVRGKQMFGTNGVRGVIGEGMTPTLVLKVGAALGSMRKGTIAIGRDTRTSGEALAHALKAGLLMTGCDVVDMGILPTPALQYIIKANRFDGGAMITASHNPPEYNGVKIIEADGTEMSDEEIVLLEDRFFSSSFETAAWDGVGAESAAPDRIEEYIQAIVGHFPPGIGNGMTVVVDPGSGPAALTTPAILSRMGCRVHTVNARLDGTFPGRMPEPTPEGLRPLSEMVVATGADFGVAHDGDADRAVFVDNKGRYIEENYEFGLIEDYVCSRNPGGLVVTPVATSRLIQDIAEKHGCTVDYTAVGSIYVARRMIELIGQGKKVSFGGEGNGGLIYSDHQFCRDGGMTAAMMVAVLAGHGERPLSEILDELPAYHLVKEKHHTPDPAALVRAVEEAFSGEVIEKIDGIKIVRDDVWALVRASGTEPMVRVMIESRDPKTAESMYREILQVIERA
- a CDS encoding DUF5806 family protein, with product MEEPDSTRDPNKYQKFKKVDGATYQRVNQFLRKHTHITAREWAIARLCADFKTTSGSEMTFIGENLPELCPFMLDSYTPQAVNQARSSFKKKVKKAGATFFYGAMCGFFTAEELDEILFEASEVARFLLEVEGTSLNIDDEIDVEDRITEVMRGVAEAASVVLKSRPGQEENPAAKDGGDEEEEEEDDEDEEEEP
- the mobB gene encoding molybdopterin-guanine dinucleotide biosynthesis protein B, which codes for MKIIQIVGRSNTGKTTFIKNLIPALSAHGTVGAVKHVGHHGYRLEPGKDTTIYHEAHAALSTGVDSEKSVLIRRENDLDSTLETLCNMGIEYAVIEGFKTRPFPRIVIGDLESENVVLRNPSSVEEVIAALPSFEDYYTIEGLVRDLKREHDLAHAGAILTFNGIVREWSGTEHTEYLEFDETVDAVTESIGQEMEAVPGIIGVRFHHRKGRLYAGEDITYLAILAEHRQEAFAAASNAIDRLKRELHDAEK